From Bacillus kexueae:
TCCCAATTGTTTGTCCAGGTTGTATCTGCTTAAACAAGCTGATCACTACTTTCTAAAACTGATGTTCGGATTTTTTCCCGGCGTTCTTCAAGAGTTTGATACACCGCTTGATCTTCAATTGAGATGATTTGGGCTGCTAAAAGACCTGCATTGGTAGCTCCTGCTTTTCCAATTGCCACCGTTGCAACGGGTACACCACCGGGCATTTGAACAATCGATAGTAAAGAGTCAAGACCATTTAGAGTACTTGACTTTACCGGTACACCAATTACAGGTAACGTCGTTTTGGCAGCGACCATTCCAGGCAGATGTGCCGCTCCACCTGCCCCGGCAATAATTACCTTTATCCCACGACCTCTTGCCTTCTCTGCATATTCAAACATAAAGTCTGGTGTTCGATGAGCAGATACCACTTGTTTTTCATATGGAATATTTAGTTCATCCAGCACTTCACAACTATGCCGCATCGTCTCCCAATCTGATGTGCTCCCCATTATTACGCCTACAACTGGCTTCATG
This genomic window contains:
- the purE gene encoding 5-(carboxyamino)imidazole ribonucleotide mutase, whose amino-acid sequence is MKPVVGVIMGSTSDWETMRHSCEVLDELNIPYEKQVVSAHRTPDFMFEYAEKARGRGIKVIIAGAGGAAHLPGMVAAKTTLPVIGVPVKSSTLNGLDSLLSIVQMPGGVPVATVAIGKAGATNAGLLAAQIISIEDQAVYQTLEERREKIRTSVLESSDQLV